One segment of Panicum virgatum strain AP13 chromosome 1K, P.virgatum_v5, whole genome shotgun sequence DNA contains the following:
- the LOC120650470 gene encoding zinc finger protein ZAT5-like yields the protein MHTPAEAVEAPDTTEIAKPPLVVMPTSSTEHSAGELDRHQQPPLTAAVKRKRTKRPRHHPPASSASSSESTTTEEEDMAHCLILLAQGAAGGSSGAGAVGGSGSHAAVDSKPSPSPPSPAAQQQAQPPPPAAAPPPPVKSERYTSRKYTEAATTVDGVKAGFYVYECKTCSKCFPTFQALGGHRASHKKPRLAGTDDEIAINVVTASSTIIKQLKPPPMTTAPPPVSALQQRPQNQMDVAVFPDVTTALSLNSVAISSSKLRVHECSICGAEFASGQALGGHMRRHRPLNAPERAVTAIAGADTKKEGSAGINLELDLNLPAPSSDEEAAVSLPAAAAPPPAVVLGLGQLSDGKRAGLMLTASALVDCHY from the coding sequence ATGCATACACCGGccgaggcggtggaggcgccCGACACGACGGAGATCGCcaagccgccgctcgtcgtCATGCCCACGTCCTCCACAGAGCactccgccggcgagctcgacagGCACCAGCAGCCGCCCCTCACGGCCGCCGTCAAGCGCAAGCGCACCAAGAGGCCGCGCCACCACCCGCCGGCGTCGtccgcgtcctcctccgagAGCACCACCACTGAGGAGGAGGACATGGCGCactgcctcatcctcctcgccCAGGGCGCCGCTGGCGGCTCATCAGGGGCCGGCGCCGTTGGCGGCTCAGGGTCCCACGCCGCCGTCGACTCCAAgccatcgccatcgccgccctcgccggcggcccaacagcaggcgcagccgccgccccctgccgccgcgccgccgccgccggtgaagaGCGAGAGGTACACCAGCCGCAAGTACACGGAGGCCGCGACCACGGTGGACGGCGTCAAGGCCGGCTTCTACGTGTACGAGTGCAAGACGTGCAGCAAGTGCTTCCCCACCTTCCAGGCGCTCGGCGGCCACCGCGCGAGCCACAAGAAGCCGCGCCTCGCCGGCACCGACGATGAGATCGCCATCAACGTCGTCACCGCCAGCAGCACCATAATAAAGCAGCTGAAGCCACCACCGATGACCACCGCGCCGCCTCCGGTATCTGCCCTTCAGCAGCGGCCTCAGAATCAGATGGACGTCGCCGTCTTCCCGGACGTCACCACCGCGCTGAGCCTCAACAGCGTCGCCATAAGCAGCAGCAAGCTGCGGGTGCACGAGTGCTCGATATGCggcgccgagttcgcgtcggggCAGGCGCTGGGCGGCCACATGCGTCGCCACCGGCCGCTGAACGCGCCGGAGCGCGCGGTGACCGCGATCGCCGGCGCGGACACCAAGAAAGAGGGGAGCGCGGGCATCAACCTGGAGCTGGACCTGAACCTGCCGGCGCCGTCGTCCGACGAGGAGGCGGCCGTGTcgcttccggcggcggcggcaccgccaCCGGCCGTGGTGCTCGGCCTCGGGCAGTTGAGCGACGGCAAGAGGGCTGGGTTGATGCTGACAGCCTCAGCACTGGTGGATTGCCATTATTGA
- the LOC120650486 gene encoding cytochrome P450 714D1-like, translated as MEVFVAVPVPVPVPGAAAMAMAMAMAALALLLCAAFIYAAWLSPAATRRRLRRAGFDGPRPCFPLGNLPEITETTMAAVKTTLPLLPASPSSSSISDVHAAVFPYFARWRQAFGKVFVYWLGTEPFLYVADPEFLKATTTGALGKRWGKPDVFRRDRMPMFGRGLVMAEGDEWARHRNIIAPAFSATNLNHMIGVMQRTTAGMLARWADAVAAGQSVIDVEAGIVRNAAEIIARASFGLDDGDEAGARVFRKLQAMQAMLFRSNRLVGVPLARLLQVRKTYEAWKLGREIDALLMEMIDARMSRQGGSSKKQEDLLSLLLAGTGSGSKVMSMTRREVVDECKTFFFGGHETTALALSWTLLMLAAHPEWQEALREELYMVAAGGEEGPLELGRLTKMGWVMSEVLRLYPPSPNVQRQALEDMKGIPRGTNMWVDVVAMHRDPALWGEDAHLFRPERFARDPVQGGCRHRMGFLPFGFGGRICVGRNLTAMEYRVVLAMLLRRFRLEVAPQYRHAPRVMLSLRPAAGIHLRLTPIHN; from the coding sequence ATGGAGGTCTTCGTCGCAGTCCCCGTCCCTGTCCCTGTCCCaggggccgccgccatggccatggccatggccatggccgcgcttgccctcctcctctgcgccgccttcATCTACGCCGCCTGgctctcgccggccgccaccaggcgccgcctccgccgggcCGGCTTCGACGGGCCCAGGCCCTGCTTCCCCTTGGGCAACCTGCCCGAGATCACCGAAACTACGATGGCCGCCGTCAAAACAACACTGCCGCTGCTTCCtgcttccccctcctcctccagcatCAGCGATGTCCACGCCGCCGTGTTCCCCTACTTCGcccggtggcgccaggccttCGGCAAGGTGTTCGTCTACTGGCTGGGCACCGAGCCCTTCCTGTACGTGGCGGACCCGGAGTTCCTCaaggccaccaccaccggcgCGCTGGGCAAGCGCTGGGGCAAGCCCGACGTGTTCCGGCGCGACCGGATGCCCATGTTCGGGAGGGGGCTGGTGATGGCCGAGGGCGACGAGTGGGCGCGGCACCGCAACATCATCGCCCCCGCATTCTCCGCCACCAACCTCAACCACATGATCGGAGTGATGCAGCGGACCACCGCCGGGATGCTGGCGCGCTGGGccgacgccgtggccgccggACAGAGCGTCATCGACGTCGAGGCCGGCATCGTCCGGAACGCGGCCGAGATCATCGCCAGGGCCAGCTTCGGCCtggacgacggcgacgaggccGGGGCCCGGGTGTTCCGGAAGCTGCAGGCCATGCAGGCGATGCTGTTCCGGTCGAACCGGCTGGTGGGCGTGCCGCTGGCCCGGCTGCTGCAGGTGCGCAAGACGTACGAGGCGTGGAAGCTCGGGCGGGAGATCGACGCGCTGCTCATGGAGATGATCGACGCGAGGATGAGTCGTCAAGGCGGCAGCAGCAAGAAGCAGGAAGACCTGCTGTCGCTGCTGCTTGCCGGGaccggcagcggcagcaaggTTATGAGTATGACGCGGCGGGAGGTGGTGGACGAGTGCAAGACCTTCTTCTTCGGCGGGCACGAGACGACGGCGCTGGCGCTGTCGTGGACGCTGCTGATGCTGGCGGCGCACCCGGAGTGGCAGGAGGCGCTGCGGGAGGAGTTATAcatggtggcggccggcggcgaagaaGGGCCCCTGGAGCTGGGGCGGCTGACGAAGATGGGGTGGGTCATGAGCGAGGTGCTGCGGCTGTACCCGCCGTCGCCCAACGTGCAgcggcaggcgctggaggaCATGAAGGGCATCCCGCGGGGCACCAACATGTGGGTGGACGTGGTGGCGATGCACCGCGACCCGGCGCTGTGGGGCGAGGACGCGCACCTGTTCCGGCCGGAACGCTTCGCCAGGGACCCCGTGCAGGGCGGGTGCCGCCACCGCATGGGCTTCCTGCCCTTCGGCTTCGGCGGGCGCATCTGCGTGGGGAGGAACCTGACGGCCATGGAGTACCGGGTGGTGCTGGCCATGCTGCTGCGCCGCTTCCGCCTCGAGGTGGCGCCTCAGTACAGGCACGCGCCGAGGGTCATGCTCTCGCTCCGGCCAGCCGCCGGCATCCACCTCCGCCTCACGCCCATCCATAATTAA
- the LOC120656591 gene encoding U3 small nucleolar RNA-associated protein 18 homolog: protein MRATPTGSVEQDTTKQEAAGLWKCGLDRIGLLLDGPNQAKNSRHFSLTISPDSRTIAFVGNEGCILLISAKTKQLIGTLKMNSSVRSLAFANGGNQLLSSGGDGHVYHWDLGTRKCIHKAMDDGSLAGISLCTSRDSSLFATGSTSGIVNVYKRDDFLGGKRKPLKTIENLTTDVGEMKFNHDAQILAITSRKERNGMRLVHVPSFSVFQNWPGPRFSLHYPRCLDFSPGSGFLSVGHTGGKVLLYKLHHYQNA, encoded by the exons ATGAGAGCTACTCCTACTGGATCCGTAGAGCAGGACACAACAAAGCAGGAGGCCGCCGGCCTGTGGAAGTGTGGATTGGATAGGATTGGATTATTATTGGATGGACCCAATCAAGCCAAG AATTCCAGGCACTTCTCATTGACAATATCACCCGACTCGAGAACCATTGCTTTTGTCGGTAATGAAGGGTGCATCCTTCTTATTTCTGCCAAGACAAAGCAGCTCATTGGAACCCTCAAGATGAACAGTAGTGTGCGATCATTGGCCTTTGCAAATGGTGGGAATCAGCTACTAAGCAGTGGTGGAGATGGGCATGTTTACCACTGGGATCTTGGAACAAGGAAATGTATCCACAAGGCGATGGATGACGGTTCCCTGGCTGGCATTTCGCTTTGCACCTCCCGGGACAGCTCTTTGTTTGCTACTGGCTCCACCAGCGGTATTGTGAACGTGTACAAGAGGGATGATTTTCTTGGCGGGAAGAGGAAGCCACTGAAGACAATCGAGAACCTTACCACTGATGTCGGCGAGATGAAATTCAATCATGATGCCCAGATCTTGGCGATTACCTCAAGAAAGGAGAGGAATGGGATGAGACTCGTGCACGTCCCATCCTTCAGCGTGTTCCAGAACTGGCCAGGGCCTCGGTTCAGCCTTCACTATCCTCGATGCTTGGATTTCAGTCCAGGCAGCGGGTTCTTGTCCGTCGGACACACTGGTGGGAAAGTCTTGCTGTACAAGCTGCACCACTACCAAAATGCCTGA